The window ACTGCAAATCTTTGATATATACAGAAAATTAGGACATCTGAAGTAATGGAAGctttaaagaagatgaaaataggtAAAGCGGTCAGTCTAGATGGTATTCCAGTAgaggtgtggaagagcttagaattttgtttaaaaagattatgagcacaagaaaaataccagatgaatggaggagaggCATTGTGGTTACGATTTATAAAAGTAGCTGTGATATTCAAAGTTACTATACTATTGAGGAATAAAACTTATGAgccatactatgaaattatgggagagagtaaTTGAAACCTGCCTAAGACAAGAAACTAATATGTCAAATggccaatttggttttatgccaagaagatcaACTACAAAAGCTAGTTATTTGCTTAGGAGATTAATAGAAAGATTTAGACAATGTAAGAAAGATCTCCAACTACAGAAGCTATTTATTTGCTAGTTCAGTTATTCAGAAATGTGAATCTCTCATGAGTTCGTTTTTGTGAAAAGGGTTGGATGATAATAGATTTCTTCATACTATCAGTTGGGCTTCCATCTGTCTGCCTAAGAAAGAAGGGGGTTTGGGGCTGAGAAGAATGAATGAAGTTAATATAGTGGCATTCCTCAAACTCTTTTGGAAAGTGGCTAGCCATCATAAGAGTATTTGGGTGAATGGATTTATTTTAGAATTCTTAggaatgattccatttggacagcTTCGTGTTTGACGGACTGCTCTTGGACttggaagaaaattttgaagtgtAGGCCCCTAGTGCAGGAAGTTATAAGGAGTAGAGTTGACAATGGGCTTTCGACACTGTtatggttggataattggcatccgcatggagttcttcttcaattctatgGGGATAGAACCTGGTATGATTCTGGAATGGAAAGGCTTGTGTTGGTGTCTAATATTATTACAGGTGAAGGATGGGACCCAGGACCTGCAATTTCTTCAAGTTTAATTAATGTGTGGGGTTCTCTGGACCAGGTTGTCAGGAGACCGAGTGGATGTGAAGATTCCATTATCTGAACCAAATCTACTTCAGGTGTTTTGTCGTCAGTTTCTCCTAGGAACTTCATCAGATCTCATGGTACTGTTGTCCCGTGGTACAGTGTGGTCTGGTTTGCTGGACATATTCCTCGGCATTATTTTGTAACATGGAGGGCACTTATTCTTTGCCGACTATTGATTTGCTTAACCAAAGAGGCATTTCTTCAGGTTCGACCTGTTGCTTGTGCCAGGCGGGCTGGTCAACAAATAGAAGGTCAGTTTTTGACAAAGAATGGATGTGGGTGAGGAATTCTTTTGTGGAATCGAAGTATTAAGAAGTGCTGACCAGCAAATAGAAGGTCAGTTTTGACAGAGAATGGATGTGGGTGAGGGATTTCTTTAAAGGCAAAGACTACTGTGATCGGCTGGGAAAGATGGCATTTTGTGCTACCATTTACCATCTATGGATGGAAAGGAATAGAAGGAAATGGATTGGCAAGGCAAGATCGTATGACCAGATTTGGAATTCAATATCCTTTGAGATAAGGAGCAAGATGGGTGACTCAACTGGGTTGTGTGAGGATACACCTCTAGAAATAGAGTGATTGTAGCTTCTTGGGATCTTCTTATTCAGTTCTGTTGAGTATGTCGATTGTAGGTCTTCCGGCTGCTATCAGTcatgttgtttttttttcctacctCATTTTTATGAGCAGCTTGTAACTTTTTATGCTTCATGAATATATTATCATATTCAAGCAATATCTCCATATGATatttattgacttagaaaaagcatatgatagagttcctagagagTTAATATGGCAAGTGTTAGATAAGAAAAGTGTTTTGAGTAAATAAGTGGACATTGTTGAAGATATGTATAATGGAGTACTGGAgtagtgactagtgtaagagCGATGGGGGAGAGGGTAGTGAATTCCTAATTataattggattacatcaaggatcagctctgAGCGCGTAATTGTTTGCATCAATCATAGATGAGctgactagagacattcaagatcaaatcccttggtgtatgctttttgctgatgatattgtttggtggatgaaacatgAGCAGAGATTAATGTAAAATTGGAATTAATAGGTTTTAAGATACGTTGAACAAAAacaaagtatatggtgtgtaactttagtaactATAGGATTGAAAGCGGGGTGGTGAAAACTGATGATAGAGAGATACtacaaagtgaaaattttaggtacttaggttcaatcataaataaggaaggagaaaaagaggatgatgttgcacaTAGAATTAGAGTAgagtggatgaagtggaggggtTTGAAGTGTTGTATGATTGATGTATTCCTTTAGAactcaaagaaaatttttatagGACAATTATACAGTCAGCAATGATGTATATggctgaatgttgggcagtgtCGAAACAACATATAAGCAAACTTAGTATAGCTGAAATGAGGACGTTGAtttggatgagtggtaaaactagaaaagataaaataagaaatgaacaaattagagctaatctAGGAGTAGCCCTGATACATGATAAATTGCGAGAAAATTGTTTAAGGTGGCAAggacatgtgcaacggaggcctttgagTGCATCGGTATGGAGGGGAATTTGATTCAAatcgaaggagctaaaagatcccggggtaggcctaaaatgactctaggagaagtgaggaaagacatgcatagcttaggactagtaacaagtatggctctaaatagagctaattggagaaaaaggatccacgtagccgacctcatttagttgggataaggctgagttgttgtttgttgtttgaAGTAGAGAGGAGCctccaaaatattttttgggtcaGCCCAttccattaaaattaaataggTAACTTATATTAATGCTTGAAAACCTGCTATACTTTATGCCGTTGAATGTTTGGGGAATGGTGATAATGAAAACAAATTCATAGAATGAGTGTAGTTAAAATTGGGGCATGAGATGGATGAGGTGCAAAACTCGGAAGGGTAAACTCAGGAATGAATGGATCTAAGAGAACTGAGAAGTAGTACCAATGATGCAGGAGCACTTCCTTGGACTGGCGCACACCCATTGGGGAGCTTAGATGGAGATGAACTGGGTCCAAATTTAGTTTTGGTCCAGTAGGATATGtagtgatttatttatttagttgggTTATAATTGTAATTTGCACTTTAGAATGGGTTAGGTAATTTGGAGATAGAGTTAGATTTGACTTCTATATCAGTTTTAGACTATACAATTAGGGaactttgaattttttcttttataaatatGCTTGTAACCCAATGCATTGGACAGATTTGAGAATGGAGATTTGAACTTGTGTTGCGTGTGGTCTGCATGGCCTGTGGTTGTGCCCCCCCCaaactctctcctctctcttctgctTTCTTCCCTGCATTTCAGAACCTCGTATTGTAGGTGTGTTCTTCAgcccctcttcctcctcttcttctgttATGTTATTCTGCTTTTCTTGCAATACTGGTTGGGTTGAAAAGAAACCTTGGGATCTCCCTGGTTACCTGCTCATTTAGCTTGGTATTTTGGGAGCTATTTCGACTCTCTAGGGTGACCCATGTCCTGGGTTTTTGCTTCTGTCAAGCCCTTCTGCTGTGAGGATTAAAAACCTGCAGACCTGTTTACTGCAATGCTACTTTTAGTTCTGGTTTCAGAGATTAATACCCTCCTTACACTTGCTGATTTGAGGGCCGGTTGCTTGGGGTTCAAAGGGTTGGAGATCATCAACCTACGCCTAAAACCTCAGATCAAATAGAAGGAGGGTGAAGGAGTTCAACACCTGAAGAACTGTTGCTGTTTCCGCCTCTGGCTGTGTCTGGAGGTAGGAGACGACAACCTCCCTCCCCTCTTTCTTCGGTTCTTTAacctttatttcttattttcgAAATTATCCCCTTTCCTTCTTTagttctattttattctttcaGTTATTTTCATTCTTAGTTTGGTCTTCCACTTTAAATTATAATTACTCCCATGTCCCGATTTCACCTCTTGCTTAAAAGCGGTCCTATACATTCCATataattacaagattgccatcaACCCTGTTATTTGAGTTGTGTAACgtttgggtgggcccatagtgaaCCCAAATTGGTTTTTCTGACCCGAGTTCCGCATCTACCAATAGGTGACTAATGAGGGGAAGTTGATTCAGGCTGTGTAGTCATGTGTGCTGCAGACAACGAATGCTGTGCAGAAAAGTGGTGACATGGTGCAATTTGTAAGTGTTAAAAGGAAAAGGGGATAGCCAAAAATGGCTTGGATTGAAGTGGTGAGGTAAAGTCATGAGTGAGCGAGAAGGGGCTTAAGTATGTTAACATGCTGCATGAACAATCACAACTTGACTCTTCTTGACCATGTGAATCATTCTCGACCTTGACAAGCTAGCTGGGATTGACAAGCTCCCCTTTAATATACTGTCCTCTTTATGGGATCTTTGTTAAACCTAATGATGGAACATGTTTTAAACCAACTATGTCACTATTGATAGAACCCTTTTATTAAAACTTTTTAAGAGAGTCTCAGACGAattctttctttattaattttGCCAATGATCTTGCTATTAAGCTTAAGAGAGAGACTGTAACAATTAATTGTGCAGCTTACAGGCAATTTAAATAATCATTATCTGTATTaccaaaatgaaaatattttctgaTTCTGTGGTCCCAGGTCTTGATAAATGTAACCGGAATTGTTAGATATTATTAAATGAGACGTAGTAGAAGTTTGTTCAAATCATTGGATACAGACATGATCATCTGTTCCATCATTTTTTGGGAAATGGAGAAATCGAGTAACGTTGCTAGTGCTTGATAATGGTGGAAAAGTAAAATATTATACATATCTTTGCGACATACAAGCTCTGAGCAGATCCCAATCTAGaatggttttgatcaaaatgacAAACTGAAATTGAAATGTCCATAATATTTGGGTTTCAGTCATCATTGAATCGTAATTTGATACATTGGCTTGCATTCAATTTCCTTTAAATTATATCTTTGTATTTTtagaaattttaaaatcttttcGCCCTCTCTCTCTTAGACTAAGAACTACTCAATGCTTGTATGACTCCAagatatttcaaatatttattATTCAACCCTTATCCATTAGTTTTGGTGCTTTTCATATGCTCTATCATCAAACTATTCCATTTTGTCATGACAAAAACTCTAGAAGTAATAAAATTCAATTTCCCTTCCTCTCCCTATTTCTTTCTATGCCCCATCAGTTTATAGCCTATGTTTATTAAATCAATGTTGGTTGTTTCAGCTGACTTGatcattatttttctctttctaatGGTTTTGTAGAGCCAGTTACCTTTGACTGAGATTCCTGAGTTTTAAAAGGATTTTGATTGCTTCTAATGCTGATGACTGCTGTTTCATTCCCATGAGTTCAACAGTTTCAACATCTTGGGGAATTCCACCATCTAGGCTTGAAACATCAGAATCCCCAAAGATGCACCCTTCAAGTCCTTTTGGTCAATCCGAACCTGAGTACAATGACAATGATGAAACAGAGCTATTGTCTGTGTCATGGAATCAGGACTATGGTTGCTTCACTGCTGGCACCAACCAAGGTTTTCGGATATATAATTGTGACCCATTCAAAGAAACTTTTAGACGGGATTTGAAGAATGGGGGATTTGGAATTGTTGAGATGCTGTTTCGCTGCAACATACTTGCACTTGTTGGTGGTGGAGCTAATCCCCAGTACCCACCCAACAAGGTTATGATCTGGGATGATCATCAGAGTAGGTGCATTGGAGAATTTTCATTTAGATCTGAGGTTCGTGCTGTGAAATTAAGACGGGATCGAATAGTTGTTGTACTTGAGCACAGGATATATGTGTATAACTTCATGGATCTGAAGCTACTTCATCAGATAGAGACTTTGGCAAACCCGAGAGGGCTCTGTTGCCTTTCACACCATTCGAATACCTCAGTGCTGGCATGCCCTGGTCTTCATCGAGGACAGGTTCGGATTGAGCACTTTGGTTTGAAGATGACAAAGTTCATTAATGCTCATGATTCTCAAATTGCATGCTTGACCTTGACGCTGGATGGGCTTCTTCTTGCAACTGCTAGTACAAAGGGAACTCTAATTAGGATTTTCAACACAATGGATGGTACTCGCCTACAAGAGGTAAACCCCCCATCTAAATTTTTTCTTATGTAATGTAAGGTCACTTCAATGCTctgtaatttttatttgatctaatgatgtaagggtattttgtttttttgcaaATGCTAGAAGAATCTATCCAATAAGGGGTTTAAAACATTGACACAAGCTGTCTATGAGACTGCAGAAAACCCTAAATGTATTTTTCCGCATAAGGGTAAGCTAATTTGCATAACAAATTATATAAATCATAGTTAAGTCATAGTGCATGATGAAATTGTAGCAGAATAAGATTAAGAATAACCAATATCTAGCCTTgcgcaaagaagaagaaaggagagaaacagaaaatagaagaggGCAGACCGATTAGAGAAGTTGTTCTAATTGGCTTCAAAGtataaaaaaagggtgtacccagtgcacgaggctcctgtcactgtggggtctggggagggtcataatgtactcaaccttacccctgttttcgcagtctgtttcctgactcaaacctgtgaccacttggtcacaatggagtgACCttaactgttgcaccaaggcccgcttGCTTCAAAGTatcatatttataataaagtaaATTATGGCGATTACGATAAACACCCTGAAGTATGTGTATTTACACATAAGAACCTGAATAGAAACTGTATTTACAGAAAAGCCCTTGAGCTTCTTAATAAATCCCCCCTCAAGCAttcacccaaaaagaaattaaaaattcccctcaagctggagcttAGATATCAACCATACCCAACCTTGAAGAAAGACATTCCAAAACAAGGCTTTGGTAAACATGTCACCAAGTTGATTCACCGTGTTAACAGAAGGGGTGGAGATCAACTTCCGCATCACAACAtcttgaacaaaatgacaatcaactttTATATGCTTGGTATATTCATGACAAACAGTATTACTGGCAATGTAAATAATGGCATGGTTGGTACAGTACATATTAATAGACTTCTTAAGAAGCCAGGGTGGTTTTCTGAACCATTTCAGGAAATAACCATAACCATATCTCAGAATAGAGGTTGTAAGTATAGCAACTGAGAACTGGAGCTAGACATCAGAATCAGGCCAACTCTCATGAAGAAAACACAACCAAATCACAGAGAGAAAATACAACCAAATTGCAGGGAGTATAACAGGTTTGATGGCTCTGAAATTTAGCTCGATAACCTTATTCTATTAGGAGAACAGTACTGCaataatgcaaaagtcgacctcgaaccagggagaccagtgggagatcgattgcagcaggatcaatacaataaaaggaataaaattaaataactaaaacttctttattgctattttctgtttacatatgaaggaaaacataaaaagataagaaaaaagaagaaaaaaaaaaaggaatatagaagtcgggggggggggggtagaatcagctatctcagcccatcatcctctcacccacgGTATCTCACCATTGCCGCATCTCACAGTTTCATCAATAGCTCTTTTGTCTTCAAATCTCTGTCCTCTTTTCTGTTCAGCTGcatacttatttataataacccaattacaaagcaacccaatcctaatctaagtaagaaactaattaataaaacctataaaatagaaactagactctaactaggattcccaattaggattacaactcaattaggaaactaaataagtgtctaataataaaaataacaccaaaaatcAACTCTTCTAAGACAGCAGTCCATGtcagcccccaaatcactgttcttGTGAACAGTAAATTCCCCCCCTCCTTttggtcttcttcatgcttcgatctacatcatgCAAAGTATGGGTTGATTCTGAAAAAGGACAGgttcctttttaaaaatcctatTTGTAGAAGGATTCTAGAAACTGCAGCAAAACAGATCTGATGATCCTGAATTTAAGGTCAATTGATCACTCTTGGTAGTAGAACAAGTGTACAAAATATGGGCTGAATCCAACAATGGGAAGATGCCCTTGAAAAATCCTTCTACCGCAAGGACTTTTCACAAATCGGTTCAGACTGGCAGAACTGTTCAGATGAACAAAAATCATATTGTAAAGAGTAGAATACTTGGCTTGCTTGAAGAATCATAACCAACCACAAACCAGATCCCATGCAGTTTCAACCATGGCCACACCATGATCAATCCACATAACAGATGAATTACTGCATCACATCATTCCTTTGTTTCCTTATTTCAAATAACAAGGGAACACATCATGGACACAAGCAACAGTAGTTGCTGCACAGACCACACCTCTCACCTTAATACTCTCAAAACAGAATTAATATattaatgctctgataccatgtaagagAATCAAATCAAGAATAACCAATATCTAGCCTTGCACAAGagaagaaaggataaaaagaggaaaggaagaagaaaattgaagaagaggGCAGACTGATTAGAGAAGAAGTTGCTCTAATCGGCTGTAAAGTATCACATTTATAATAAAGTAAATTCTGGTAATTACAATAAACCTCTTATGTGTATTTGCACATAAGCCCCTGAATAGAAAGTTGTATTTACAGAAAACACCCAATGGCTACTTAACATAAAATTGATTAAGGTCTCGTGCATGGATCATGTAGCCAAGCTAGGTTATTGATTTGAGCGGAGTGGAGGCCGAACTGCTGAATTGGCCATTCTACCCATCAGATTGGGTACATTCTAGATTAGCAACATACTCCCTCCGTCCCACAAGGTAGTCCTGTGTGAGGTTTTTTCATTGTCCTAAAATGTTTGTCGATTTTAAAAACCAAGATATGAAATTTGGTTGGATTATCCATAATGCCCCTGTTTAATCTTCCTCACATTCACTTGTCATAATTTTTTCCCTCTATTAAATAAGCCTAACTAATGGAGATATGGTTGAAACAAGGTTTGATTTAGCGGGTAATTAATGCATTAACAACTATTTCCTTAAAGTGTGGGTTTTTTTTCCAAACAAGACAGTCTTTTTGGGACAGAGGAGTATCAAATTTGGTAGCCCAATTAAATTCCATGATTCACAATGTATTGGACTCTCCCTTTATTATTATCTACCATCCTACCCTTTTCTGAATAATGACTTTCCAACCATTTTTCAATTCTTTATATGCCAATCTGTAGTTCAGGCTTAAACTTAATCAAATGAATAAAGGGTGACGTCGATTACATTTCTACAAAATTGGAGTTCGAACTAAGCATTTGCATGTTGGAGATAGATCTTCGCTACATTGTCCATCATCCATGCACCAAACTAGCATGAAAGTAATAGTAAATGAGACAGATATTTTAGATTAAGTTCAATTTGTGAGGAGAAATTTTACCACATTTCTGACACATAAAAGGAACATGATATCTGGTGCTAGCAAATCTCAGAAATTGGATTTTTCTTGTTATTGGAGTTGAACCTTCCACATTCAGTTACTGAATTATTCAGAATATGACTTCAGTAGTTTTGAAGTAGGATGTTATCTCATTCCTCTAATAAATCTGTGGGCTTGGAATTCAAAGAACCATTTGATAACTCTGATGAGAATATCCATGATCAAACTTTTCATATAGAGGTGAGCACTCTTAAGAGTCCAATGATCAACTTCTTGTGTTTGATGCATGACAGGAAGTATATCATACCAGTATTTTACTGGCAATGGTAATCCCTTATCCCTATGTTACTCAAATCAAGCCAACTAAGCCTTTGCACAAATAAATAGAGTTATCTACATAGATGCTGTTGTGCCATTGCACAAATTAATAAAGTTATCTACATAAATGTTGTTCTGCCATTCAACTATATTTTAAGGCCATTTCATTGTCAACTGAAAGCCATTAATATCTCATATTAGTATCTACTATCAGAAGAAATTGTTTGTGCAAGTCTTGGTAATATTTTGATGCAGGGCGGTTTAAAAAACCTTAATCCCTACATTTTATGGGGCTGAGGAACTAACCCTATGAAGATATAGGGTTagtaaaatagaaagaaatgaaatactAGGTTTTTTGGAGGGAGGGAAATTATAGAAGAAAATACTCACGTATTAGATTTAGGTTTTAGGGGGATTAAATTATTTATCTTAAATGGCATCAGAATCAAACCAAAATACATAGGATGTAATTATGGGGAATATTGCATCATGTGGCtaatagttgtcacggcatctaggtgaacccaaggcattggagggggtcTAGacgcaaggtgacaccaacaaggcaaccaaggcgcctggacgcctaagcaatgccttgacaactgtgATGTGTGATGTAGATCGATTCTTGGGTTTAAAGTACAGCTGCATGAATCCAAAAGGGACTGGTCCATATGCCACCTAAAGTGGCCAGACCCTTGGGCCATAGGGCCAACCAGCCTTGGCTGGGCCAACCCATGTGGGTTGGGTGTTTTTGGCTCATTCAAAGCCGATTGTAGGGGACAGCTGTATACTTTCCAATTTTATTTAAGTCCTTGTTTACTTGGTCAAGTTTTTAGATTACTTAGTGTGCAAGCCTCAATATTCTCTTGTAAGAGGCTTCTAGGACTTTCCTTTTTtactttatatttttgttttagtaAGTTAGCAGTGAGCACTATATGTAATGGAGGCCTTTGATTCTCTCCCCACTATTTAGATGAATCAAAATTGAGAGTTTGCTTTGTGCAATGAGAAACTGTGAGGCACTGAGGTGAGAGACCTCTGGGTGAGATACccctctatcttcttcttccccttctttttcttcccaacCGAGACCTATTTCCTGGTTACAtattctgttttttgtttccctGCAAATCTGAGATCAACTGAGACTAATTTTTGGTATTGAAGGCTCCCACGATTCCACAAAACAACTCCCTATTAGTTGCTGAGATTGAGTCTGATTGGAGAGGCCATAACTGGCTTGCGGTTCTGTGTTTTCCAAGGAATCCTGCTGCAACATCACTCCTCTGATCTGAGCATCTAACCGTCAGCTATTGCTGATATTTGGAGGCTTGAATCCTGACATAAATAACCATCCCTTTGATTCTGATTTGGAGTAGATCTGACAACTGGGTTGTTTATACTCActtaccttctaattctgaaacCAACCTTTTATTTTCATGTCACTGTAATATCTCAGCATCTAGCTATTAATATGGCCGGAGATTTTGAGAGTGTATTTCACATACCAAGGCTGCTGTTTAGTGTTTATCTCTTCCCCTTTCATTCACTGTTGCTGTGTTTATTAGAAGCAGTTCATTCCCAGGTTGTGGGCACTGTTTCTGTTCTGTGATAGGGATTTATAGCTGCTGCCTATTGTTCTATTTGGGCTGGGGTTATTTGTTATATGTGTTGGGTATTGTTGGGAGTTCTAAGGGTTGAAATAACCTATTGTTACCTACTGttgagtgtgagtgtgtatgtgttgtgtgtgtatatatatatcagattTGAACC is drawn from Telopea speciosissima isolate NSW1024214 ecotype Mountain lineage chromosome 1, Tspe_v1, whole genome shotgun sequence and contains these coding sequences:
- the LOC122648821 gene encoding autophagy-related protein 18c-like, which codes for MSSTVSTSWGIPPSRLETSESPKMHPSSPFGQSEPEYNDNDETELLSVSWNQDYGCFTAGTNQGFRIYNCDPFKETFRRDLKNGGFGIVEMLFRCNILALVGGGANPQYPPNKVMIWDDHQSRCIGEFSFRSEVRAVKLRRDRIVVVLEHRIYVYNFMDLKLLHQIETLANPRGLCCLSHHSNTSVLACPGLHRGQVRIEHFGLKMTKFINAHDSQIACLTLTLDGLLLATASTKGTLIRIFNTMDGTRLQEVRRGVDKADIYSIALSPNVQWLAVSSDKGTVHIFSLRVRVVGEDSSNHSSATQGPAFVHQNSSTSLDALISPSTGANPGSSLSFMKGVLPKYFSSEWSFAQFHLAEDIRFLAAFGSQSTVVIVGMDGSFYRCSFDPLNGGEMSQVEYVRFLKTENRPK